In Equus quagga isolate Etosha38 chromosome 14, UCLA_HA_Equagga_1.0, whole genome shotgun sequence, one DNA window encodes the following:
- the CBARP gene encoding voltage-dependent calcium channel beta subunit-associated regulatory protein has translation MQPTATMATAATTTATTAALTTTWDNTTSRPTAEPDPIRDNYVLLVVVMSLFVGGTLVVLSGVLLLCKRCWEVHRRLNRAVEEAEKTTTTYLDNGTHPAPDPDFRGEDPEGQDAETERFLSTGSTGRRVSFNEAALFEQSRKTHDKGRRYTLTEGDFHHLKNARLTHLHLPPLKIVTIHECDSGEASAAATPHPTATPKASLAIFQPPGKALTGRSVGPSSALPGDPYNSAVGPADFEISPSVSSDSGEGPSLDSGARGAKPAGPGAAAGPGEAGPVLQFFTRLRRHASLDGASPYFKVKKWKLEPSQRASSLDTRGSPKRHHFQRQRAASESTEQEDADAPPVDFIQYIASAGDAVAFPPPRPFLASPTSPPPTLGRLEAAEEAGAAGGASPESPPECGGGGGGGGGAGPEQQQQQQQLESDGERDAGPEQTQTIYHDIWSLRASLELHAAAASDHSSSGNDRDSVRSGDSSGSGGAAPAFPPPSPPPTPRPADVEAGGPRKLLQMDSGYASIEGRGAGDDGPPSASEKRSSFTSAGRVATVGSSFEVAPTSAPEAPPEAPARPRSPRAWPRRAPRRDYSIDEKTDALFHEFLRHDPHFDDAPPAAARHRARAHPHARKQWTQRGRQHSDPGARAATTGPPGADPRPTRAPLRRGDSVDCPPDGRADDPAASAAPAIPAIEEEPGGGCPGSGLCATPPGALLDKLAAGLEDRLFLPRLVQPVAAVPALAAAAPTSPDHSPA, from the exons ATGCAGCCCACAGCCACCATGGCCACGGCCGCCACCACCACGGCCACCACTGCTGCCCTGACCACGACGTGGGACAACACCACCAGCCGCCCCACT GCGGAGCCCGACCCCATCCGGGACAACTAcgtgctgctggtggtggtgatgtcGCTGTTCGTTGGGGGCACGCTGGTGGTGCTGTCGGGCGTGCTGCTCCTGTGCAAGCGCTGCTGGGAGGTCCACCGGCGCCTCAACAG AGCggtggaggaagcagagaagaccACCACCACCTACCTGGACAATGGCACTCACCCAGCCCCAG ACCCTGACTTCAGGGGGGAGGACCCCGAGGGCCAGGATGCCGAGACGGAGCGCTTCCTGTCCACCGGCTCCACCGGCCGCCGCGTGTCCTTCAACGAGGCCGCCCTGTTTGAGCAGAGCCGGAAGACACATGACAAGGGCCGCCG GTACACCCTGACGGAGGGGGACTTCCACCACCTCAAGAACGCCCGGCTCACCCACCTGCACCTGCCACCCCTCAAGATCGTCACCATCCACGAGTGTGACTCGGGCGAGGCCAGTGCAgctgccaccccccaccccacggCCACCCCCAAGGCCAGCCTCGCCATATTCCAG CCCCCGGGGAAGGCCCTCACTGGCCGCTCCGTGGGCCCCAGCTCCGCCCTGCCAGGTGACCCCTACAACTCCGCCGTGGGCCCTGCCGACTTCGAGATCAGCCCCTCGGTGTCCAGCGACTCTGGGGAAGGCCCCTCG ctGGACTCGGGTGCCAGGGGCGCCAAGCCCGCGGGGCCGGGGGCGGCAGCGGGGCCTGGGGAGGCCGGCCCAGTCCTGCAGTTCTTTACCCGCCTGCGGCGCCACGCCAGCCTagacggggccagcccctacttcaAGGTCAAGAAGTGGAAGCTGGAGCCCAGCCAGCGGGCGTCCAGTCTGGACACGAGAG GCTCCCCAAAGCGGCACCACTTCCAGCGGCAGCGGGCAGCCAGCGAGAGCACGGAGCAGGAGGACGCAGATGCCCCCCCAGTGGATTTTATCCAGTACATCGCCAGCGCGGGCGACGCCGTGGCCTTCCCGCCCCCCCGCCCCTTTCTGGCCAGCCCCACCAGCCCGCCCCCCACTCTTGGCAG GTTAGAGGCGGCGGAGGAGGCGGGCGCCGCGGGAGGAGCGAGCCCCGAGTCCCCACCGGagtgcggcggcggcggcggcggcggcggcggcgcggggcctgagcagcagcagcagcagcagcagctggagtcGGATGGCGAGCGGGACGCGGGGCCGGAGCAGACCCAGACCATCTACCACGACATCTGGAGCCTCCGCGCCTCGCTCGAGCTGCACGCGGCCGCCGCCTCGGACCACAGCAGCAGCGGCAACGACCGTGACTCCGTGCGCAGCGGCGACAGCTCGGGCTCCGGGGGCGCCGCGCCCGCCTTCCCGCCGCCCTCGCCGCCGCCCACGCCGCGGCCTGCGGACGTCGAGGCGGGCGGGCCGCGCAAGCTGCTGCAGATGGACAGCGGCTACGCCAGCATCGAGGGCCGCGGCGCGGGCGACGACGGGCCGCCCAGCGCCTCCGAGAAGCGCTCCTCCTTCACCAGCGCCGGCCGCGTGGCCACAGTGGGCAGCAGCTTCGAGGTGGCCCCGACCTCCGCCCCCGAGGCGCCCCCGGAGGCGCCCGCCCGGCCCCGCAGCCCGCGCGCCTGGCCCCGCCGCGCCCCGCGCCGCGACTACAGCATCGACGAGAAGACGGACGCGCTCTTCCACGAGTTCCTGCGCCACGACCCGCACTTCGACGACGCGCCCCCCGCCGCCGCGCGCCACCGCGCACGCGCGCATCCGCACGCGCGCAAACAGTGGACGCAGCGCGGCCGGCAGCACAGCGACCCTGGGGCGCGCGCCGCGACCACCGGCCCGCCCGGCGCCGACCCCCGGCCCACGCGCGCGCCCCTGCGCCGCGGAGACAGCGTCGACTGCCCGCCCGACGGCCGCGCGGACGACCCGGCCGCCTCTGCCGCCCCCGCCATCCCCGCCATCGAGGAGGAGCCCGGCGGCGGCTGCCCAGGCTCGGGCCTGTGCGCCACGCCCCCGGGCGCGCTGCTGGACAAACTGGCGGCGGGCCTGGAAGACAGACTCTTCCTGCCGCGCCTCGTGCAACCCGTCGCCGCGGTCCCCGCGCTGGCCGCCGCCGCGCCCACGTCCCCCGACCACAGCCCAGCCTAA